The following proteins are encoded in a genomic region of Lachnospiraceae bacterium KM106-2:
- a CDS encoding cobalt-zinc-cadmium resistance protein — translation MGTKNQMDQSLDQKSVAMRVSRISIIINVLLSLLKLVAGVVASSGAMISDAVHSLSDVFSTFIVIIGVNISNKKSDKEHQYGHERLECVASIVLAIILGATGLGIGYTGFQKIIGQNGGELVVPGILALVAAVISIIVKEWMYWFTRAAAKQVNSGALMADAWHHRSDALSSIGSFIGIFGARLGFPILDPIASVVICLFIEKAAYDIFKDAIDKMIDKSCDEETVSLIRSIILGCDGVEGIDEIRTRLFGAKIYVDVEILVAGDLSLLDAHDIAEDVHLAIENQVVGVKHCMVHVNPNKSEV, via the coding sequence ATGGGAACAAAAAATCAAATGGACCAATCATTGGATCAGAAGTCGGTCGCAATGAGAGTGTCTAGAATCAGTATTATTATTAATGTATTACTTTCGTTATTGAAATTAGTTGCAGGTGTGGTAGCCAGTTCTGGCGCCATGATTTCAGATGCTGTCCATTCATTATCTGACGTCTTTAGTACTTTTATTGTAATTATCGGCGTCAATATCTCTAACAAAAAGTCGGATAAGGAACATCAGTATGGTCATGAACGTCTAGAGTGTGTAGCATCCATTGTGTTAGCGATCATTTTAGGTGCAACAGGACTTGGAATTGGTTATACTGGTTTTCAGAAGATTATAGGTCAAAATGGTGGAGAGCTTGTTGTACCAGGTATTTTAGCTTTGGTAGCAGCCGTCATTTCTATTATTGTGAAAGAGTGGATGTACTGGTTTACAAGAGCAGCTGCAAAGCAGGTTAATTCTGGAGCTTTGATGGCAGATGCCTGGCATCATCGTTCGGATGCGTTATCTTCTATTGGCTCTTTTATCGGTATTTTTGGTGCTCGTCTTGGTTTTCCAATTTTAGATCCGATCGCCAGTGTTGTTATTTGTCTTTTTATTGAAAAGGCGGCTTATGATATTTTCAAGGATGCGATTGATAAGATGATTGATAAGTCTTGCGATGAGGAGACGGTCTCTTTAATTCGTAGTATTATTCTTGGTTGTGATGGTGTCGAGGGAATTGATGAAATCCGTACGAGACTTTTTGGTGCTAAGATTTATGTGGATGTTGAGATTTTAGTTGCTGGGGATTTGTCTTTATTGGATGCTCATGATATTGCTGAGGATGTGCATTTGGCGATTGAGAACCAGGTCGTTGGGGTGAAGCATTGCATGGTGCATGTGAATCCGAATAAATCGGAGGTTTAG
- a CDS encoding binding-protein-dependent transport systems inner membrane component, with product MKDKTADASVAAKRKKSNPQGMRMFLLVLPFLILCFLFSYFPLHGWIYAFFDYKPPLKLSQCQFVGFQWFKMLFANKTQVQQLTQVMINTFAMSFLTIVTSILPVGFAIFLSEIKCKWFKNLVQTLTTLPNFISWVLVYSVAFSLFSNSGMVNTVLQHLHIITEPMKFLDSDSHTWLAMLLWNTWKGLGWGSIMYLAAITGVDPELYDAAKVDGAGRFQLMRHITLPALMPTFFVLLMLAVANFLSNGMDQYFVFQNAFNKTHIQVLDLYVYNIGMTGRSISMATAISMLKSIISVTLLIVVNLVSKKTRGESII from the coding sequence ATGAAAGATAAGACGGCGGATGCTTCTGTGGCTGCTAAAAGAAAAAAATCTAACCCACAGGGTATGAGAATGTTCCTATTAGTTTTACCATTTTTAATTCTTTGCTTTTTATTTTCTTACTTCCCATTACATGGTTGGATTTATGCATTTTTTGATTATAAACCACCTCTAAAATTGTCACAATGTCAATTTGTAGGGTTCCAGTGGTTTAAGATGTTATTTGCAAATAAGACTCAGGTTCAGCAATTGACTCAGGTTATGATCAATACATTTGCAATGAGTTTCTTAACAATCGTTACTTCAATCTTACCAGTTGGTTTCGCAATATTCTTAAGTGAGATTAAATGCAAATGGTTTAAGAATTTGGTTCAGACATTAACGACTTTACCAAACTTTATCAGCTGGGTTTTAGTTTACTCAGTAGCATTCAGTTTATTTTCTAACTCAGGTATGGTAAATACCGTATTACAACATTTACATATTATCACAGAACCTATGAAATTCTTAGACAGTGATTCACATACATGGTTAGCAATGCTTCTATGGAATACATGGAAGGGCTTAGGATGGGGATCTATCATGTACTTAGCAGCTATCACAGGTGTTGATCCTGAATTATATGATGCAGCTAAAGTAGATGGTGCCGGCAGATTCCAGTTAATGAGACATATTACATTACCTGCTTTGATGCCAACATTCTTCGTATTGTTAATGTTAGCTGTAGCAAACTTCTTATCAAATGGTATGGATCAGTATTTTGTATTCCAGAACGCATTCAATAAGACACATATCCAAGTATTGGATTTATACGTATATAATATAGGTATGACCGGAAGAAGTATTTCAATGGCTACCGCAATCAGTATGTTAAAGAGTATCATCAGTGTAACTTTATTAATCGTGGTTAACTTGGTTTCTAAGAAGACCAGAGGAGAATCCATCATCTAG
- a CDS encoding binding-protein-dependent transport systems inner membrane component, whose translation MNKKKKKYSGSDIRFNIINYALFGLFTLICAYPFYYLIINSISANDLSASGAINFLPKRLHLQNYKEVLGLSGLPTALLVSVARTFLGAAATVLASAFLGFMFTQQKMWARKFWYRFIVITMYFNAGLIPMFITMQNLHLTNTFWVYVIPAIVQPFNIILVKTYVESIPAALQEAAELDGASVMKIFTKIILPTSKPILATVAIFSAVGQWNSFQDTLIYITDQKLYSLQYLLYTYINQAESLATMVKNNTGSSMNMAALATQQTPTSIRMTVSVIVILPIIFIYPLFQKHFVKGIMIGSVKG comes from the coding sequence ATGAATAAGAAAAAGAAAAAGTACTCAGGCTCAGATATTAGATTCAATATTATCAACTACGCATTATTCGGATTATTCACGTTAATTTGTGCTTATCCTTTTTACTATTTGATCATCAACTCAATCAGTGCCAATGATTTAAGCGCAAGCGGTGCAATCAACTTTCTTCCAAAGAGACTGCACTTACAAAACTATAAAGAAGTATTAGGATTATCTGGTTTACCAACAGCATTACTTGTTTCTGTAGCAAGAACATTTCTTGGTGCAGCAGCCACTGTTTTAGCTTCTGCATTTTTAGGATTTATGTTTACACAGCAAAAGATGTGGGCAAGAAAGTTCTGGTATCGTTTCATCGTTATCACGATGTATTTCAATGCAGGATTGATCCCAATGTTCATTACAATGCAGAACTTACATTTAACAAATACATTTTGGGTATATGTAATCCCAGCTATCGTACAGCCATTTAACATTATCTTAGTAAAAACTTATGTTGAGTCTATTCCAGCAGCATTACAAGAAGCAGCAGAACTTGATGGTGCAAGTGTTATGAAGATCTTCACAAAGATTATTTTACCTACAAGTAAACCAATCTTAGCAACCGTAGCGATCTTCTCAGCTGTAGGTCAATGGAACTCATTCCAAGATACTTTGATTTATATCACAGATCAGAAATTATATTCTTTACAATATTTATTGTATACTTATATTAACCAAGCAGAATCTTTAGCAACTATGGTTAAGAATAATACTGGTTCTTCTATGAATATGGCAGCATTGGCAACACAGCAGACACCAACATCAATTCGAATGACAGTATCTGTAATCGTTATCTTGCCAATTATCTTTATATATCCTTTATTCCAGAAGCATTTTGTTAAAGGTATTATGATTGGTTCTGTAAAGGGTTGA
- a CDS encoding beta-galactosidase, with the protein MIESSKVNKILYGGDYNPEQWSEDIWEEDMRMFKLAGIDTVTLNVFSWASLQSDENTYHFEKLDKIMSYVKAHGLKVCLATSTGAHPAWMAKRYPEILRTEFNGMKRKFGGRHNSCPNSLVYQKYSTKMAHLLAERYQNYDNIVAWHISNEYGGECYCENCEKAFRVWLKDKYKTIEEVNRVWNTSFWGHTFYNFDEIVVPNMQSEHFAYERTMFQGISLDYRRFMSDSILNCYKMEYEAIKEITPDIPVTTNLMGFFKPLDYGKWAKYMDFISWDNYPSNEMSAQEIAMAHDLMRGVKQGKPFALMEQTPSVTNWLEYNALKRPNVMRLWSYQAVAHGADTVMFFQMRRSIGACEKYHGAVIDHCGHENTRVFREIAALGKELDKLGNETLGTRMQSKAAIYFDWDNWWAIEYSAGPSILLKYKDEILNYYQTLAKQNISVDIIGSEDDLSEYDLVIAPILYMTKGNYDEKIRTFVKNGGTFVTTFFSGYVDEHDLVITGGYPGKLRDILGIWVEESDALPDGKSNSFIYKGKKYPSTLLCDISHLEGATSLAEYQEDFYAGTPCIIRNSFGKGQAYYVGTRSDENFYTEFIQDLCEEAGIHPILPSVKDVEVTKRVKKDGTEYIFILNHAETENVVTLSSAWGTDLITETRYEKDSKITLGAKAVAIIKVEQ; encoded by the coding sequence ATGATAGAAAGTAGTAAAGTAAATAAGATATTGTATGGCGGGGATTATAATCCAGAACAATGGAGTGAGGATATCTGGGAAGAGGACATGAGAATGTTCAAACTAGCAGGGATCGATACGGTAACATTAAATGTATTTAGCTGGGCAAGTTTACAGTCTGATGAGAATACCTATCATTTTGAGAAACTAGATAAGATCATGAGTTATGTCAAAGCACATGGTCTAAAGGTATGTCTGGCAACTAGTACGGGTGCACACCCTGCGTGGATGGCAAAGCGATATCCGGAGATCTTACGAACTGAGTTTAATGGAATGAAACGTAAGTTTGGTGGAAGACATAACTCTTGTCCAAATAGTCTCGTATATCAGAAGTATTCAACAAAGATGGCACATTTATTGGCAGAACGTTATCAAAATTATGATAATATTGTCGCTTGGCATATCTCCAATGAGTATGGTGGAGAGTGTTACTGTGAGAATTGTGAAAAGGCTTTTCGTGTATGGCTTAAGGATAAATATAAAACAATCGAGGAAGTAAATCGTGTATGGAACACTTCTTTCTGGGGACATACTTTTTATAATTTTGATGAGATCGTAGTACCGAACATGCAAAGCGAGCACTTTGCTTATGAAAGAACAATGTTTCAGGGAATTTCTTTAGATTATAGAAGATTTATGTCAGATAGCATTTTAAACTGTTATAAGATGGAGTATGAAGCGATTAAAGAGATTACTCCAGATATTCCGGTCACGACGAACTTAATGGGATTTTTTAAGCCTTTAGATTATGGAAAATGGGCTAAATATATGGACTTTATTTCATGGGATAACTATCCTTCTAATGAGATGTCAGCACAAGAGATCGCAATGGCTCATGATCTGATGCGTGGAGTAAAGCAAGGAAAACCATTTGCTTTGATGGAGCAGACTCCAAGCGTTACGAACTGGCTGGAGTATAATGCACTTAAACGTCCCAATGTTATGCGTCTATGGAGCTATCAGGCAGTTGCCCATGGTGCGGACACGGTTATGTTCTTCCAGATGAGAAGAAGTATCGGCGCTTGTGAGAAATATCATGGAGCTGTGATCGATCATTGTGGACATGAGAATACAAGAGTATTCCGTGAGATTGCAGCACTTGGTAAAGAATTAGATAAGCTTGGTAATGAAACATTAGGAACAAGAATGCAGTCAAAAGCAGCGATTTATTTTGACTGGGATAACTGGTGGGCAATTGAATATTCTGCTGGTCCAAGCATCTTATTAAAGTACAAAGATGAGATTTTGAACTATTATCAAACATTAGCAAAACAGAATATCTCGGTTGATATCATCGGAAGTGAAGATGATCTATCTGAATATGATCTTGTGATCGCACCAATTCTTTATATGACAAAAGGTAATTATGATGAGAAGATCCGTACTTTTGTAAAGAATGGTGGAACATTCGTTACGACATTCTTTAGCGGTTATGTAGATGAGCATGATCTTGTTATTACAGGCGGTTATCCAGGTAAGCTTCGTGACATTTTAGGTATCTGGGTAGAAGAAAGTGATGCACTTCCAGATGGTAAGAGCAACTCCTTTATCTATAAGGGCAAGAAGTATCCATCTACTTTATTATGTGACATTTCTCATTTAGAGGGAGCCACATCACTTGCAGAATACCAAGAGGATTTCTATGCCGGTACTCCTTGTATTATCCGTAATTCCTTTGGAAAAGGACAGGCTTATTATGTTGGGACTCGTTCCGATGAGAACTTTTATACTGAGTTTATTCAGGATTTGTGTGAAGAAGCTGGTATTCATCCAATACTTCCTTCAGTTAAAGATGTGGAAGTAACAAAACGAGTGAAAAAAGATGGAACAGAGTATATCTTTATCTTAAATCATGCAGAGACAGAGAACGTAGTTACGTTATCATCCGCCTGGGGAACTGATCTGATCACAGAAACCAGATATGAGAAAGACAGCAAGATTACATTAGGAGCAAAAGCAGTGGCGATCATAAAAGTAGAACAGTAA
- a CDS encoding alpha-L-fucosidase — MEKEKYLREIHEVIANGPYNDTWSSLSEFEIPSWFLKAKFGIFIHWGLYSIAAHNNEWYSRNMYRQDKEEYEYHRKTFGDHKTFGYKDFIPLFKAERFDPSEWAELIKEAGAKYVCPVAEHHDGFQMYQSELSKYNAKDMGPHRDILGELKTEFEKRDLKFCTSSHRAEHWFFMGHGKHFDSDVKEPLQCGDFYWPSVSEQPDEQSLYSKPYPNEEFLTDWLLRTCEIIDRYQPKILYFDWWVQHEAFKPTLRKIAAYYYNKGAEWGIPTAICYKHDAMAFGSGIVDIERGKFSEAKAYHWQTDTAVAKNSWCYTTTLDYKTSYEIICYLIDVVSKNGNVLLNIGPKGDGSIPDGDKKILKDIGSWLSVNGEGIYNSKVFRVAEEGPTKEEEGQFQDQAGEKVYTSEDFRFTVANGCIYAYVLHYPENGEIRIKALADSLDQNKPHFHGIIRSVEILGFDEVPEWETNEEYLSIRTKDVRSDMPVGIKIVTD; from the coding sequence ATGGAGAAGGAAAAATATTTAAGAGAGATTCATGAAGTAATTGCAAATGGTCCTTATAATGATACTTGGAGTTCATTATCTGAGTTTGAGATACCTTCTTGGTTTTTGAAGGCAAAGTTTGGAATCTTTATTCACTGGGGACTTTATAGTATTGCAGCTCATAATAATGAGTGGTATTCAAGAAATATGTATCGTCAGGATAAAGAAGAATATGAATATCATCGTAAAACATTTGGAGACCATAAAACATTCGGTTACAAGGACTTTATTCCGTTATTTAAGGCTGAAAGATTCGATCCAAGTGAATGGGCAGAGCTGATCAAAGAGGCGGGAGCAAAATATGTGTGCCCGGTTGCAGAACATCATGATGGATTTCAAATGTATCAGAGTGAGTTATCGAAGTATAATGCAAAAGATATGGGACCTCATAGAGATATTCTAGGCGAACTGAAAACGGAATTTGAGAAACGTGATCTAAAATTCTGTACGTCATCTCATCGTGCAGAGCATTGGTTCTTCATGGGGCATGGAAAGCATTTCGACAGCGATGTAAAAGAACCTCTTCAATGTGGCGATTTCTATTGGCCAAGTGTCAGTGAACAGCCAGATGAACAATCTTTATATAGTAAGCCTTATCCAAATGAGGAGTTCCTAACCGATTGGCTGCTTCGAACTTGTGAGATCATTGATCGCTACCAGCCAAAGATCTTATATTTTGATTGGTGGGTACAGCATGAGGCATTCAAACCAACGCTTCGTAAGATCGCTGCTTATTACTATAACAAAGGAGCGGAATGGGGGATACCAACGGCAATCTGCTATAAGCATGATGCAATGGCATTTGGTAGTGGAATTGTTGATATCGAACGTGGTAAGTTCAGTGAAGCAAAAGCATATCATTGGCAGACAGATACCGCAGTTGCTAAAAATTCCTGGTGTTATACGACAACGCTAGATTATAAGACTAGTTATGAAATTATCTGCTATCTCATCGATGTCGTCAGTAAGAACGGAAATGTACTTTTAAATATCGGCCCTAAAGGAGATGGATCTATTCCAGATGGAGACAAGAAGATCTTAAAAGATATCGGATCATGGCTCAGTGTCAATGGCGAGGGAATCTATAATAGCAAAGTATTTCGTGTTGCAGAAGAAGGTCCAACCAAAGAAGAAGAAGGGCAATTTCAAGATCAGGCTGGAGAGAAAGTTTATACCAGCGAGGATTTTCGTTTTACTGTTGCCAATGGATGCATTTATGCATATGTACTTCATTATCCAGAGAACGGAGAAATTCGAATTAAAGCACTTGCCGATTCTCTTGATCAGAATAAGCCACATTTTCATGGTATCATTCGCAGTGTTGAGATTCTTGGATTTGATGAAGTACCAGAATGGGAGACAAATGAAGAGTATCTGAGCATTAGAACTAAAGATGTCAGAAGTGATATGCCAGTTGGAATTAAGATTGTAACAGATTAA